The Podospora pseudocomata strain CBS 415.72m chromosome 3, whole genome shotgun sequence genome window below encodes:
- a CDS encoding hypothetical protein (EggNog:ENOG503P1SV) has product MRFEFRPSFPHQYINKLMFSGDLIDFFCIKLIEELKSLLITQNERSPQVNMDIDDRSDGQSPNTGPRSRRISMPIRSSGVDPALIDPEILGSDCEREEPELNEFDDAEEREYAPSDASSEYTARPGSDDDNDIDSPPEYDLPAEQLSQFNPKKRSLSTTSPRPLKRRKPPPPFRPAYLDLLNEDIVSASTKFLPPPPSFPPLSDSQHGLAYWTETEKILLFESLSRLGPSNPLAISQRLKTKSELEVSAYITLLKSSAGGSDPIPVSDIPSAVELSPALCLALEDASDAVATKQLTHERTLESNKWGPAHWLITPQNIEEIERDPDPKMLFHPLFRLRTWLKLSERVFMNSRVEDYNYHTFLPEKGQKPGIRATALEDFYSLVVSLTRRLVATSIFMAEERIDQKRKSAYPEISRRVWKGDVKAALLAVNMPSPARREREKFWGEAARRLRLNVVDDSAQDGKVRMGWDQVEEVLGVRTTGGGGPGTAASAPEGEDDDEGSGYEEAEQYENESEYSFVIDGLAEKLPVLEEVDEAVRFSALEYPDNKQARKTLRDRIRNEKEREGYADKLDMSASRVEEKRLWELLGQKPPEGMAPLEEPVRPAASKGKIKTVAELIGGFDRGLKTEGEVPSNWEMEYVLLKQAEREKEKAGRERLRELNKQGDDDE; this is encoded by the exons ATGAGATTTGAGTTTCGACCGAGTTTTCCTCACCAATACATCAACAAACTCATGTTTTCAGGCGACCTGATCGATTTTTTCTGTATCA AATTGATCGAGGAACTAAAGTCACTGCTCATCACTCAAAACGAACGGTCTCCTCAAGTTAACATGGACATCGACGACAGGTCAGACGGCCAAAGTCCCAACACTGGACCACGCTCCCGCCGGATATCTATGCCAATCAGATCTTCGGGGGTAGACCCAGCACTTATCGATCCGGAGATTCTAGGTTCCGACTGCGAGCGGGAGGAGCCCGAGCTCAACGAGTTTGATGATGCGGAAGAGCGAGAATATGCCCCGTCAGATGCCTCCTCCGAGTACACTGCCCGGCCTGGTTCGGATGACGACAATGACATCGATTCACCGCCAGAATACGACCTACCCGCGGAGCAACTATCCCAATTCAATCCAAAAAAACGTTCTctcagcaccacctccccccgccctctCAAACGCcgcaaaccaccaccccccttccgcCCCGCTTACCTCGACCTCCTGAACGAAGACATcgtctccgcctccaccaaattcctcccaccacccccctccttcccccccctaTCTGACTCCCAACACGGCCTCGCATACTGGACCGAAACCGAAAagatcctcctcttcgaatccctctcccgcctcggcccctccaaccccctcgccatATCCCAACGCCTCAAAACAAAATCCGAACTCGAAGTCTCAGCCtacatcaccctcctcaaatcTTCGGCCGGTGGTTCAGACCCAATCCCCGTATCCGACATCCCTTCCGCAGTGGAACTCTCCCCAGCCCTCTGCCTAGCCCTCGAAGACGCCTCCGACGCCGTAGCAACAAAACAACTCACCCACGAACGAACCCTCGAATCTAACAAATGGGGCCCAGCACACTGgctcatcaccccccaaaacatcGAAGAGATCGAACGTGATCCCGACCCCAAAAtgctcttccaccccctttttcgtCTGCGGACTTGGCTCAAGCTCTCGGAGCGGGTGTTTATGAACTCGAGGGTGGAAGACTACAACTACCACACTTTTCTGCCGGAGAAGGGGCAAAAACCGGGGATTCGTGCTACTGCGCTTGAGGATTTTTATTCGTTGGTTGTCTCCCTCACGCGAAGATTGGTGGCGACGTCTATTTTCATGGCAGAGGAGAGGATAGACCAAAAGAGGAAGAGTGCTTATCCCGAGATTAGCAGGCGGGTTTGGAAAGGGGATGTGAAGGCTGCGCTGCTGGCGGTGAATATGCCTAGTCCTGccaggagggaaagggagaagTTTTGGGGAGAGGCTgcgaggaggctgaggttgaaTGTTGTGGACGATAGTGCCCAGGACGGGaaggtgaggatggggtgggatcaggtggaggaggtgttgggggttcGGAcgacgggtggtggtggccccgGTACCGCTGCTTCAGCGccagagggagaagatgatgacgaggggtCGGGATATGAGGAAGCCGAGCAATATGAGAATGAGAGCGAGTACTCGTTTGTGATTGATGGCTTAGCTGAGAAGCTGCctgtgttggaggaggtggacgaggcGGTCAGGTTTAGTGCGTTGGAGTACCCTGATAACaagcaggcgaggaagaccTTGAGGGACAGGATTAGGaacgagaaggagagggagggttacGCGGACAAGCTTGATATGAGCGCGTcgcgggtggaggagaagaggttgtggGAGTTGCTGGGCCAGAAGCCGCCTGAGGGGATGGCACCGCTGGAGGAACCGGTGAGGCCGGCGGCCAGTAAAGGAAAAATAAAGACTGTGGCGGAGCtgattggggggtttgatAGGGGTTTGAAGacagagggggaggtgccGAGCAATTGGGAGATGGAGTATGTCTTGTTGAAGCAAgcagagagggaaaaggagaaggccgggcgggagaggttgagggagctgAACAAGcaaggggatgatgatgaatga
- the irc3 gene encoding putative ATP-dependent helicase IRC3 (COG:A; BUSCO:EOG09261CM0; EggNog:ENOG503NWXY): MKRLIKTALRLKESPKDPTTSFQLWPSRPFTTTTTRLSQESPPTPIQLRAYQEECIQAVLTSITQGHKRLGISLATGAGKTVIFTHLIDRVTPPNPQATRTLILAHRRELVEQAARHCQSAYPNKTVEVELGNLQATGFADITVASMQSILSKDRLLKFDPSNYKLVLVDEAHHIVAPGYLKILEHMNLRQKQPDSPTLVGVSATFSRSDGLKLGAAIDEIVYHKDYIDMITDKWLSEVVFTTVESRADLSGVRAKGAGGTGEFETASLSRAVNSPELNDIVVRAWFAKAAPPKRQSTLVFCVDLSHVAALTERFRHHGIDARYVFGDTPAKERAETLEKFKKKEFPVLLNCGVFTEGTDIPNIDCVVLARPTRSRNLLIQMIGRGMRLHEGKENCHVIDMVASLDVGIITTPTLFGLDPDELVAEKTGGELLALAREGGEKKETAEGREKRMSKAAKKACPTGESYKVAFTEYDSVFDLISDAAGEKHIRAISQNAWVQVNPNKYVLSTDRDVMRLEKEVAEPPRGKDGEEEGERKTMWKGYVMRALSNGKSPWAAPREILRTMDFRDAVHGCDRFVAEFYAPFYISQRMPWRKAPASEGQLRFLNKLRSKLVPLEPGDITRGKAADMITKIKHGARGRFAELEAERKRRERISMYAEMEMQRREMEKVSVGPVAS, encoded by the coding sequence ATGAAGCGGCTCATCAAAACCGCCCTCCGTCTCAAAGAATCCCCCAAAgacccaaccacctccttccaacTCTGGCCCTCCCGCCCcttcaccacaaccaccacccgcctctCACAagaatcaccaccaacccccatccaacTCCGCGCCTACCAAGAAGAATGCATCCAAGCAGTCCTGACCTCCATAACCCAAGGCCACAAACGCCTCggcatctccctcgccaccgGCGCCGGCAAAACAGTCATCTTCACCCACCTCATCGACCGCGTcacacccccaaacccccaagcaACCCgcaccctcatcctcgcccacAGGCGAGAACTAGTCGAGCAAGCCGCCCGCCACTGCCAGTCAGCCTACCCAAACAAGACCGTCGAAGTCGAGCTCGGAAACCTCCAAGCAACCGGCTTTGCCGACATCACCGTCGCCAGCATGCAATCCATCCTGTCCAAAGACCGTCTCCTGAAGTTTGACCCCTCAAACTACAAACTTGTCCTCGTCGATGAAGCACACCACATCGTCGCCCCAGGCTATCTCAAGATCTTGGAGCACATGAACCTCCGGCAAAAGCAACCCGACTCCCCCACTCTGGTCGGCGTATCAGCCACCTTTTCCCGCTCAGACGGCCTAAAACTAGGAGCGGCCATCGACGAGATCGTCTACCACAAGGATTACATCGACATGATTACGGACAAGTGGCTTTCCGAAGTCGTCTTCACCACCGTCGAGTCCAGAGCCGACCTCTCCGGCGTCCGAGCCAAGGGTGCGGGTGGGACAGGCGAGTTCGAAACCGCCTCGTTGTCAAGAGCCGTCAACTCCCCCGAGCTAAACGACATTGTCGTTCGAGCCTGGTTTGCAAAAGCCGCACCACCAAAGAGACAGTCCACGCTGGTCTTTTGCGTTGATCTGAGCCATGTGGCGGCTTTGACGGAACGGTTTCGGCATCACGGGATTGATGCCAGGTATGTATTCGGCGACACCCCGGCCAAGGAGCGGGCGGAAACGCTGGAGAAGTTCAAGAAAAAGGAGTTTCCTGTCTTGCTTAACTGTGGTGTTTTTACCGAGGGGACGGATATTCCCAATATTGACTGCGTCGTGTTGGCCAGGCCGACGAGGTCGAGGAATTTGCTGATACAGATGATCGGACGGGGGATGAGGCTGCatgaggggaaggagaattGTCATGTTATTGACATGGTGGCGAGTTTGGACGTGGGGATCATCACCACGCCGACGCTGTTTGGGCTGGATCCGGATGAGTTGGTTGcggagaagacgggaggGGAACTTCTCGCTTTGgcgagagaggggggagagaagaaggagacggcggaggggagggagaagaggatgtcgaaggctgccaagaaggcgTGTCCGACGGGAGAGAGCTACAAGGTGGCGTTTACCGAGTATGATTCTGTTTTTGACCTGATCTCGGATgcggcgggggagaagcATATTAGGGCTATTAGTCAGAATGCGTGGGTGCAGGTGAATCCGAACAAGTACGTTTTGAGCACGGATAGGGATGTGATgcggttggagaaggaggtggctGAACCCCCACGCGGgaaagatggagaggaggagggagagaggaagaCGATGTGGAAGGGGTATGTGATGAGGGCGCTCTCGAATGGGAAGTCACCGTGGGCGGCGCCGAGGGAGATATTAAGGACGATGGATTTTAGGGATGCGGTGCATGGGTGTGATAGGTTTGTGGCGGAATTTTATGCGCCGTTTTATATCTCGCAGAGGATGCCGTGGAGGAAGGCGCCGGCGTCGGAGGGGCAGCTGAGATTTTTGAATAAGCTGAGGTCGAAGCTGGTTCCGCTTGAGCCGGGGGATATCACGAGGGGGAAGGCGGCGGATATGATCACCAAGATTAAGCACGGTGCCAGGGGGAGGTTTGCGGagttggaggcggagaggaagaggagggagaggattaGTATGTATGCTGAGATGGAGatgcagaggagggagatggagaaggtgtCGGTTGGGCCGGTGGCGTCTTGA
- a CDS encoding hypothetical protein (EggNog:ENOG503PSPI): MPRQYFCWKVCLTFGCGCKEDTATHHVCDSFRTNCSSWVTYKTTNKSCSYHRRANGLDLKQQDDKEEDWSVVSEGPETPGSEEETQCQVGYQGTWEGQYLKRRAA; the protein is encoded by the coding sequence ATGCCACGCCAATACTTTTGCTGGAAAGTCTGCCTCACCTTTGGCTGCGGCTGCAAAGAAGACACGGCCACCCACCACGTGTGCGACAGTTTTCGCACAAACTGCAGCTCGTGGGTCACGTACAAGACCACCAACAAGAGCTGTTCTTATCACCGACGGGCTAATGGCCTGGATCTGAAGCAACAGgacgacaaggaggaggattggtcGGTCGTGAGCGAGGGCCCAGAGACGCCGGGGTCAGAGGAGGAGACGCAGTGTCAAGTGGGATATCAAGGGACCTGGGAAGGGCAGTatctgaagaggagggctgCTTGA
- the lsb6 gene encoding Phosphatidylinositol 4-kinase LSB6 (EggNog:ENOG503NW8X; COG:T), translating to MPRTRPATTGYERLAQADQFGDDSDDEDPLAHSYASLQPAQAPRYAPITQPRPHSGMSTPKRRRSSSSANLRGRGRRARSNSGVDLKAINARLERWADEIASKFKRGKNKKTGEEERLEIHHSVFQAPEGVRPVTAEQLAVPEPGYMTRAEFEVIVDSVREAIRKGVQPLMISQGSSGSYFARNPDGKVVGVFKPKDEEPYAAGNPKWNKWIHRNLFPCCFGRACLIPNLSYVSEAAAYVLDAQLRTHMVPYTDVVYLSSKSFHYPFWDRYNFSRKKKTLPAKPGSFQVFLKGFKDANVFLREHPWPDQYLSGFRTNDPHRKKKKRWVDNCRPRGVMQGDGDSDEEGQGSPASATPSPGNFVWTPSLKQSFREELEKLVILDYIMRNTDRGLDNWMIKVDWEAQKASIVSDPVQLNTNVEEPEEPEEGPRPVDLSTREPPKTRASCPYRAERPMNASAPVSSTPDPKISIGAIDNSLSWPWKHPDAWRSFPFGWLFLPVDLIGRPFSQKTRDHFLPLLTSTTWWSQTQLALRRVFQMDPDFQEKMFSRQIAVMKGQAWNVVETLKTPDHGPLELTRRAKVCVWDDLVDVPVAVPMRVASAEMRRRAVEESEQAASAAAGLTRSNSDVIAEAEEEEMDIGAFTADSDAASAPAATGVAEVVDLLGMASPVGDLPNPGRFELAMGEEPLTPGLTPGRFETPVLGGSSGSSNGPVQVTRPALKHASYSQPQRSLNMYSPDRGSSSMAVHHQRRFSFATAAGRRESNSIAAQLYGTGRLSWEGGRQGFVGEWEEEEEEDALEGGDLGFAAAQGMEGNQRKVIVERLEAVKTRNPVFTCW from the coding sequence ATGCCACGCACGCGCCCAGCAACAACGGGCTATGAAAGGCTCGCACAAGCCGACCAGTTCGGCGACGactccgacgacgaagatcCCCTCGCCCACAGCTATGCCTCCCTCCAACCTGCTCAAGCCCCGCGATATGCGCCTATCACACAACCTCGCCCGCACTCGGGCATGTCGACGCCgaagcggaggaggtcgtcatcatccgccaATCTTCGCGGACGGGGTCGCCGAGCTCGGAGCAACTCAGGGGTCGACCTGAAAGCCATCAATGCCCGCCTCGAGCGATGGGCGGACGAGATCGCCTCCAAATTCAAGCGCgggaagaacaaaaagacgggcgaggaagagaggcTAGAGATTCACCACTCGGTATTCCAAGCCCCTGAGGGTGTCCGCCCCGTCACAGCCGAACAGCTGGCTGTACCAGAACCGGGGTACATGACAAGGGCGGAATTCGAAGTCATTGTGGACAGCGTTAGGGAGGCCATTCGGAAGGGCGTGCAGCCGCTCATGATCTCGCAAGGTAGCTCTGGCAGCTACTTTGCGAGGAATCCTGACGGCAAGGTTGTGGGAGTGTTCAAGCCCAAGGACGAGGAGCCGTATGCGGCTGGCAACCCGAAATGGAACAAGTGGATTCATCGAAACCTGTTCCCGTGCTGTTTCGGCAGGGCTTGTCTTATTCCCAATCTTTCCTACGTCAGCGAGGCCGCTGCGTACGTCCTCGACGCCCAGCTACGAACTCACATGGTCCCATACACCGACGTCGTTTACCTCTCATCGAAATCCTTCCACTACCCATTCTGGGACCGCTACAACTTctcgagaaagaaaaagacacTGCCCGCCAAACCTGGCAGTTTCCAGGTGTTCCTCAAGGGCTTCAAAGATGCCAACGTCTTCCTGCGGGAACACCCATGGCCAGACCAGTACCTATCTGGCTTCCGGACGAATGATCCCcacaggaaaaagaagaagagatggGTGGATAACTGCCGtccgaggggggtgatgcaAGGCGACGGAGATAGTGACGAGGAAGGTCAAGGCAGCCCTGCCTCGGCAACACCAAGCCCGGGCAACTTTGTGTGGACGCCGTCACTGAAGCAGTCGTTCcgggaggagctggagaagctcgTTATTTTGGATTACATCATGCGGAATACTGACAGAGGGTTGGACAATTGGATGATCAAGGTCGATTGGGAAGCTCAGAAAGCATCGATAGTGTCGGACCCAGTCcagctcaacaccaacgtggaagaaccagaggagccggaggaggggccgagACCGGTGGATTTGTCGACCAGAGAACCGCCAAAGACTCGTGCGTCTTGCCCTTACCGAGCAGAGAGGCCCATGAACGCCTCGGCGCCGGTATCGAGCACACCGGACCCCAAGATTTCCATCGGTGCCATTGACAATTCGTTGTCATGGCCGTGGAAGCACCCGGACGCCTGGAGGAGCTTTCCCTTTGGGTGGCTTTTCTTGCCGGTTGATCTGATCGGTAGGCCGTTCAGCCAGAAGACGAGGGATCACTTCTTGCCGCTGCTCACGTCGACCACATGGTGGTCGCAGACACAGCTTGCgctgaggagggtgtttcAGATGGACCCGGATTTCCAGGAAAAGATGTTTTCGAGGCAGATTGCGGTTATGAAGGGGCAGGCGTGGAACGTGGTGGAGACGCTGAAGACGCCGGACCATGGGCCGTTGGAGCTGACGAGGCGGGCCAAGGTGTGTGTCTGGGATGATTTGGTCGACGTGCCGGTGGCGGTTCCTATGAGGGTTGCCTCTGCCGAGATGAGGAGacgggcggtggaggagtcgGAGCAGGCTGccagtgctgctgctggcctgACGAGATCCAACAGCGATGTTAttgccgaggcggaggaggaggagatggataTTGGGGCCTTTACCGCCGATTCAGACGCGGCTAGTGCCCCGGCTGCGacgggggtggcggaggtggtggatctGCTTGGGATGGCGAGTCCGGTGGGAGACCTGCCCAACCCGGGGAGATTCGAGCTggcgatgggggaggagccgCTTACGCCTGGGTTGACACCGGGACGGTTTGAAACTCCTGTTTTgggcggcagcagcggcagcagtaACGGGCCCGTACAGGTGACGAGACCTGCGCTGAAGCATGCCAGTTACAGCCAGCCGCAGAGGTCGCTGAATATGTACTCGCCTGATCGGGGGTCGAGCTCGATGGCGGTTCATCACCAGAGGAGGTTTAGCTttgcgacggcggcggggaggagggagagcaaCAGCATTGCGGCGCAGCTGTATGGGACGGGGAGGCtgagctgggagggggggaggcaggggtttgtgggggagtgggaggaggaggaggaggaggatgcgttggagggtggggatCTGGGGTTTGCGGCCGCGcaggggatggaggggaacCAGAGGAAGGTGAttgtggagaggttggaggctGTGAAGACGAGGAATCCGGTTTTTACTTGTTGGTGA